The following is a genomic window from Candidatus Polarisedimenticolia bacterium.
TGAGGTGAACGAAATTCGGCCCCACATACCCCGCTCCTCCCCAGACAAGCATCCGACTCCCCGTCCAGATCGCCGAGTGACTCGACCGGGGATTAGGCTGACCCAGAGCCGAAATCGGGCTCCAGGTATCGGTCGCAGGCTCGTATTGGCCCCCCGGGTTAAGAAAGCCGCCATAAGATTGTCCCCCCCAAATCAGCATGACCGAGCCGGTCCATACGGCGCTATGTCCGAATCTGCCCTCAGGAGCGCCAGAGGTTGACGTGGCCTGCCACGTATCGGAGACAGGATCGTATCGACCGCCCACGTTAGGAAGAACGTTACCAACAAGATTAAAGGGCCATCCTCCCCAGACAATCATCTGTTGACCCGTCCACACGGCTGTCGGGCTCAGATATCGCGGACTTGGCGCTCCGACGGTGGAAGTCCGACTCCATGTGTCGGTGAGAGGGTCGTAACGGGCACCCAGCCCTGTGGGGGTCTCGTCGCTGGTGCCCCCCCAAACGACCATCAAGCTTCCGGTCCAGACGGCCACATGGCCGGTGGCCGGCCGAGGCGCCGCGTCCAGAATCCCGTTCTCCCATCTGTCGGGGGCGGTGCACGAGTCGTCGAGCGTGGGCGGCGTCAGGGCCTGGAACGGCTGCGCCACGGTTGCGACCCTGCCTTCCTCCCAGGTGTTCTTTGTCCCTTCCCACCACTCGTCCCAGCCGACCTTGGGAACCGCGTAGCGCGCGATACGCAGGCTACCGTCTTCCTCCCCCAGCAGGATGCCGATGCTCCAAGCGTCCCCTTCATCGCGGATTTCCCCGATCTCGCCGACCCTCGAGGGGGTGGATCTGCGCCAGCGCTCGAGCTCCTCGGGCTTCACCTTCAGGCTCCGGACCCCCTCGCGTGGCTCCGCTTTTCCAGCCGACTGAGGGGCGGGCTCATAGCCCCCTGAGGCAACTGCCTGCGCCCCCACATCTCCAATCGGAATTAGCTCCCAGACCGTTCGGTGCGATTCTTCCGAATCCTCCGAAAAGTCCCCGGTGACCAGCTTCTCGTGCAGGGCTTCGATCTCGTGCCGGCTCCCGGAGTGGATTCTCTCATCCGTCTTGAAGAAGTTGCGGGAGAGGCGATCCGCCAGCACGGAACGGACGAAAGTCTCCTGGATGAGCACGGAATCGTGGTCGAGCGCCGCGTAGATCTCTTCGAGTCGCTCCGGAAAACGGGAGCTTCGGGCGATCCTTTGCCACTCGGCTTGGAGCGCGGCGGCCGATATGGGCGTGCCCCAGAATCGTTCGAGGGCAGCGGACTCAGCGAGGGTGGTTCGCACCTTGCGTTCGAGGAGACTTTCGGGAACTGCCTTCTCGAAGGTGCGTGTCGCGCCGATCTGGTGGGAGTAGTAGACGCGCTCGATGGCACGCTGGGCTTCGACTCGCTCCCGGAAAGTCAGGTCGCCGGTGCGGGAGGAGCCGGGCGTGAAGAGGGTGGCGCCCAGAGCCAGCAGGACAAGAGCACGCGATCCACGCATGCGTCACTTCTCAGCGGGACTTGGGTTTCCTGCTTTTCGTCCCCATTGAAGGATATACGTCGGTCCCAAGGGGTTGTCAATGACAAAGTTTCTGAGCGCATTCCAGCTCGACTCGAGTGCGCCGCGGCTTCTCTGATTCATGGGCACCATCGTGCTGCCCGGGCGAGCCGACTGCGGTACGCAAGCGAGACGCAACGCAGCGAGCCGGGATGGATCGGCGGCCGAATGTAACGCGATTTCTGGTACGCGACACTAACTTATTGCGAGCCGGCTCTCCAGCTCGCCTCACGGGCGGCCAGGAACTCATCGCCCGGTTTCCAGCTTTGGAGCTTGGGCTGCGAGGCGACCACCCAGCCGATCGATCCGGCAATCCGCCCCAGCTTGACCAGCCCGGAGAAGTCCCAGCTCGCATCGTACTCGTCCGAAGGCCGGTGATAGCGGTTCTCGTTGTAATCCTCCCAGATCTTCTTCCCCAAGGCGGGATCCTTCCCCTCGAACTTGTCCCCCTGGTCGATCGAGACGGACGGGACCCCCACCTTCGCGAAATTGAAGTGATCGGAGCGGTAGTACGAGCCCTGGCCCGGCTCCGGATCGGGAACGTTCTTGAAGCCGAACTGGCGCTCGGCCCACGAGATGATCGGCCCGAGCGTGGTTTTCTCGCTCCCCAGGAAGGTGTACTCGAGGGCCGGGCCGACGACCTGGATGCCGTCGATGTTCAGGTTGGCCGCGATCTTCCCCGGCGGAAAGGTCGGATGGGTTGCGTAGTACTGGGAGCCGCGCAGTCCGCCTTCCTCGGCGGCGGCAGCGATGAACAGGATGGAGCGCGGTGGGCGCGTGCCCCCCTCCGCCGCGCCGGCATAGACGCGCGCCAGGTCCAGCAGGATCGAAACCCCCGAGGCGTTGTCGACGGCGCCGTTGAAGATCTTGTCGCCGTTCTCCTCCTTGCCGATTCCCAGATGATCGTAGTGGGCCGAGAAGACGACGGCCTCGGTCTTCTTCTGAGGATCGCCCCCTTCCAGCACGCCCAGCACGTTGGCGGTCTCCACGGGCCGAACGTTCGACACGATGTGGGACGTCACGGTGATGCCGAGGGGAATGGGGCGGAAGTCGCGGCGGGCCGCGGCCTCGCGCGCCTCATCCAGGTTCTTGCCGGCGAGAGTGAACAGCTCTTTCGCCTTCGCCTCGGTGATCCAGGACTCCAGGCTGAGGACCCTTTCCCCTTTCGCCCGGCCCACGAAGGGCTGCTCCTTGGACCAGGAGTTCTGCACCACATTGAAGCCGTAGCCGGCGGAGGGAGTGGTGTGGATCAGAATGACGCCGTTGGCCTCCTTCCGGGTCCCCATCTCGAACTTGTAGGTCCATCGCCCGTAGTAGGTCAGCGCCGGTCCGCCGAACAGCTTCGTATCGGTGGAAGGCGGGTCGTTGACCAGCATCAGGAGCGTCTTCCCCTTGACGTCGACCCCCTTGTAATCGTCCCACTGGAATTCCGGAGCCACGATGCCGTATCCGACGAAGATCAGGTCGGAGCTCTGGTCGGTCACCTTCTCCTCCGTGCGCGACCAGGCGACGTAGTCGTCGAGGTATTTCAGCGGGACGCTGCCCTTGGGGCCCTCCAGCTTCAGGCTGGTCCCTTCCGCCACCGTGGAGATCCCCATGAGCGGCACCTTCTGGAAATAGGTGCCGTCGGGGGCTCCCGGCTTCAATCCGGCCAGCTCGAACTGGGTGGCGATGTAGCTCGCGGCCAGCTCGCCGCCGCGCTGCCCGGTCCCCCGCCCTTCCAGGAGATCCGAGGAGAGGAACTTGAGATCCGCGCGCATTCGCTCGGCGCTCAGGCCGTTGAGGGCCAGGCTGGCCTTCTTCGGCAGGGAATAGCTGCTCTCCTGGGCGGGCGCGATGGAGAGCGCGATCAAGAACAGGATTACGAGGAGCACGGACCGGCGCATGTTGGCCTCCGAAACGAGGGCTCGCAAATTGGGGGAGCTGCGTAGTGTCGCGTACCAGAAATCGCGTTACATTCGGCCGTCGATCCGTCCCGCCTCGCGGCGTTGCGTCTCGCTTGCGTAGCCGCTTTGGGTACGCGGCGCTTCGACGCGCCTTGCGATCCGGGTGGCTCGACGGCCTCGGTGTGAACTCGATTTCTGATACGCAACACTGGGCCGCGGCGGGGCGGGATTATAGCACCCGCCCACAGGCGGATGCGGCCGGGTCGGGCATGCGGCGTGGCCGCCGCTTCAGGGCGAGGGCACCATCGGCACGAAGCGCACCGGCAGGAGCTCGCGAGTGGTCACCTCTCCGCTCAAGGCCTTGCCGATGACCCGCAGGTTCTGGATGCCGCCGGCCGGTCCGACCGGCAGCACCAGCCTTCCCCCGGGCGCCAGCTGATCCAGCAGAGCCTGCGGCACCTGCTCGGGCGCCGCCGTGACCAGGATGATGTCGTACGGGGCTTCTTCCTTCCATCCCTGGTAGCCATCGCCGATCCGCACCGTGACGTTGTCAACGCCGAGCGCGGCGAGGCGGCCGGCGGCCTCGCGGCCGAGCGGCTCGACGATCTCGATGGTGACGACCTGCTTCACCAGCCGCGCCAGGACCGCCGCCTGGTAACCGGATCCGGTGCCGATTTCCAGAGCTTTGTCCCCGGGGCCCGGCTGCGCCAGCTCCGTCATCAGCGCCACGATGTAAGGCTGGGAGATGGTTTGCCCAAAGCCGATCGGCAGGGGCTGGTCGCTGTAGGCCGCGTCGGCCCAGGACTCGGGAACGAAGCGGTGTCTCGGCACGGTGCGCATCGCTTCCAGGACCCGCGGGTCGCGGATCCCGCGGCCTGCGATCTGTTGCGTCACCATCGTCGCGCGCGCCGCGGCCGCCTCGTCGCGGGAGGATTGCGGCGCGCAGCCCAGCAGGGGGAGCGCCGCCGAAAGGATCATCGAAAGCAGGTTTCTTCCGGACATGCTGGACTCCCGGTCTTCCCCGCCCCATGTTGAGGCCGAACCGGCTCGATGCACAATCGGAGGCTGATTCCATGCGGCTGGACCGGATTCTTCCCATCGCGGCGCTCGCACTGGCTTTACTTCTGAGCCTTCCGGCGGTCCTGGCCTCCCCCAAAGACGCGGGCATCGCGGCCGAGGTCCGGCAGGCGCTCAACCAGTCCAGCGAGCTGAGGCAAAGCTCGCGTCTCGGGGTGCGCTGCGAGGAAGGAATCCTGACGATCTCGGGTGGTGCCGCGACGCTCCACTTGCTGGACGATGCGCGGCGGATCGCCGCTTCCGTTCCCGGGGTCGTGGACGTCGTCATGATGGCACGGGTGTCCCGCGGGCAGGTCTCCGACACCCAGATCCGCTACGCGCTGAACCAAGCTTTGAGAGAGCTGTCGGGCGCACTGCGCGAGCTCAAGGCGCAAGTCGGTTTGGGAAAGGTGGTGCTGACCGGGAGCGCCGGCACCTATGGGCAGAAGCAGGAGGTCGAGGAGACGGTGTCCAAGATCCGCGGCATCGTCGCGATCGTGAACCGGATCGAAGTGAGTGCTACCTCCAATGCCGGTGGGGCTCTGGGCCGCCACGTCGAGCGGAAAATCGTCGAGGACCTGCCGGTCCGGCCGGCGAAGCTCGATGTCCGGATGCAGGATGGTAAGGCGCTGCTGCGGGGACGGGTACCTCTCTTCCTTTACCGGATGCAGGCGGAAAATGCGGCCCTGTCGGTTCCCGGTGTTGTCCAGGTCGAAAATCACTTGATCGTGGATCCAGCGCTCGTGAGCGTCCCGTCAGGTCAAGAAAGTCCTTGATTGAGCCCCCGGCTCCAAACCACGATGTCAGTTACGCCGATCTTTCGCCCATCCCCACCGTTCCAATCTACTGAATAAGCAACTCCTTAAGGCACCCGGGCCATTTCCTCCCGTTTCTTGCGGAAGTGAAATAGCGACTATAGATTCTCGCGTGGATGAATACGTGTCTCTTGGTATCTCAAATAGCCGTCTAAACGCCTCTCGAGGGAGAAAGTCATGAGCTTTGCGCGAACCAGCCGAGCATGGCTCGGCGTAATTGCTGCCATCCTGCTGCTCGGCGGCGCCGCCCTGGCTGCCGGCCCCGACATCAAGGTGCAGCTCATCGGGAGCCACCAGCCCGCCAAGAACTCCAGCGCGAACTTTACCGCCCTGGAAAGCGGCTCCAAGGTGTCCCCCGGTGATCGGATCCTCTACAAGATCCTGGTCACGAATCAGGGCGATCGCGACGCCAGCCATGCCAGCGCCGTGGGTCCCATTCCGGCCGGCACCGCTTATGTCGCCGGCACGGCCACCACGTCGGCAGAGCTGCGCGTCGATTACAGCGTCGACGGCGGAAAGAACTTCTCCTCCACCCCCACGATCACCGTGCTCGGCAAGGACGGGAAGGCCCAGATCGTCCCGGCCCCCGCCGATCGCTACACCACCGTCCGCTGGACCTGGAACAACCCGCTGCCCGCGGGCGCCGAAGCGACCGTCTCCTACCAAGTACAGGTGAGGTGAGGCCATGAAAAGGACGGCTATCGTCTTCCTGCTGCTCACCGTCGCTTCCTTCGCCGACTCCCTCTTCGCCCAGTCGACCCCCGGCGGCACGGTGATCTCGAACCGTGCCACGGCGACCTATTCGGACGGCACGAACAGCTTCACCACAGTTTCCAACACCGTCACCACCACGGTCTCCAATGTCGCCGGGCTGAGCATCACCCCGGACGCCGGAGTCAATCCCTCGGTGGTCACCGGACAGAGCGGCGTCCTGTTCCAGTTCACCCTGACCAACACCGGGAACATCAGCGACCGATTCCTGTTCGCGGCTTCCGGCGCCAGCATCCGGGCCGTAACCTCCGGGACCACCACGGTCACGTTGACCCGGGCGGTCATCGACGTGGACAACAGCAACACCATCAACGGCGGCGACACCGACATCCTGACCAACGGCGCGTCGGTGACCTCGGCGCTGGTGGCGCAGGCGGGGACCTTGAGCGTCCTGGTGGAGCTGACGGTCAACGCCGGGGCCACCGCCGGCGACACCATCCAGATCCTCCTCGGCGACAACGCCAATCAGGCCGCCAACCTGTCCGCCAACGAAGTGCGCACCGTCGACGTGACCCCGGTGAACGGCCGGCGCGAAGACATCGGTGACATCACCGCCACGATTCAGGACGACGCGCAGCTGGAGCTGACCAAGACAGTGCCCGCGGGCCCGGTCGCGCTGGGCAGCAACATCGCCTACAGCCTGAGCCTGGCCAACAACGGCAGCCGCACCGCCACCGGACAGAGCTTCAACGTGGACGGCGCACCGACCACGGGGCTGATGGTCTCCGATCCGATTCCGGTCGGCACTCAGCTGATGGGCGCTCCGGCTCCCTCGGCGCCGGCGGGCTATGTCGTCGTCTACACCACTTCGGCCCTGGCCACGACCCCGTCGGCATCCGTCTGGACCACCGCGGCGCCGCCTCTCGCCACCGTGCGGCGCATCGGCTTCTTCTCCGCCGCCGGGACGCTGACCTCGGGCGCCACGGCCGGACCGTTCACCTTCTCGGTCATCATCACGACGACCAACGCCACCCTCCCGATCGGTAACATCGCCGACAGCTTCGGAAAGAACTTCCTCGGCAACAACATCACCGATCAGTCGGGCGACACGGTCGCCAACGTGGGCGATCAGAACGCCGACTTCACCGAGGGGGCCGCGCCGGGCAACGTCGACGGCGACGGCGTGGTGCAGTTCACGCTCCTGATCCAGAGCGGCTCCGTGCTGCTCGGCCCGAACGGCGCGCCGGGAGCGGTCAACACCACCAGCAACGACGATTTCACCGACCTCTCCTCGACGGCGGCGAACGGCCTCGCTCCCGGCTCGGCGACGGCGGGGGCGGCGACGCTGAGCTTCACCAACTCGCTGCAGAACACCGGCAACGCCAATGACACCTTCCGCATCACGGCGCCCACGGTCCCGGCGGGCTTCACGGTCAGCGTCGATCCCGACGCCGGCGGTCCGCTTCCGGCGACGGTCGTCTCGGGCGGCGGCTTCGTCGACATCCCGGTCGCCTTCGGGGTGACGACCACCTTCACCACCGCCGTCACCGCGCCTGCCGGCACCACCGTGTTGCAGGGCTACATGACGGTGCTGCAGGCCGAGTCGCAGAACTCGCCGGGGACCACCAACCGGACGCGCGACAACTTCTTCCCCGGATTCGTCCGGATCATCAAGACCGCCCTGATCGACAACACCACGGGCTCCGGCGGTCCGCTGGACCCGGTGCCTGGGGCGGAGATTCGCTACGACGTGATCTACACCAACGTGGCGAACACCGCGGGAGGGGCCGGCAACGCGACGCTCATCGCGACGAACCTGGTGATCACCGAGGA
Proteins encoded in this region:
- a CDS encoding M28 family peptidase translates to MRRSVLLVILFLIALSIAPAQESSYSLPKKASLALNGLSAERMRADLKFLSSDLLEGRGTGQRGGELAASYIATQFELAGLKPGAPDGTYFQKVPLMGISTVAEGTSLKLEGPKGSVPLKYLDDYVAWSRTEEKVTDQSSDLIFVGYGIVAPEFQWDDYKGVDVKGKTLLMLVNDPPSTDTKLFGGPALTYYGRWTYKFEMGTRKEANGVILIHTTPSAGYGFNVVQNSWSKEQPFVGRAKGERVLSLESWITEAKAKELFTLAGKNLDEAREAAARRDFRPIPLGITVTSHIVSNVRPVETANVLGVLEGGDPQKKTEAVVFSAHYDHLGIGKEENGDKIFNGAVDNASGVSILLDLARVYAGAAEGGTRPPRSILFIAAAAEEGGLRGSQYYATHPTFPPGKIAANLNIDGIQVVGPALEYTFLGSEKTTLGPIISWAERQFGFKNVPDPEPGQGSYYRSDHFNFAKVGVPSVSIDQGDKFEGKDPALGKKIWEDYNENRYHRPSDEYDASWDFSGLVKLGRIAGSIGWVVASQPKLQSWKPGDEFLAAREASWRAGSQ
- a CDS encoding BON domain-containing protein, which gives rise to MRLDRILPIAALALALLLSLPAVLASPKDAGIAAEVRQALNQSSELRQSSRLGVRCEEGILTISGGAATLHLLDDARRIAASVPGVVDVVMMARVSRGQVSDTQIRYALNQALRELSGALRELKAQVGLGKVVLTGSAGTYGQKQEVEETVSKIRGIVAIVNRIEVSATSNAGGALGRHVERKIVEDLPVRPAKLDVRMQDGKALLRGRVPLFLYRMQAENAALSVPGVVQVENHLIVDPALVSVPSGQESP
- a CDS encoding protein-L-isoaspartate(D-aspartate) O-methyltransferase, coding for MSGRNLLSMILSAALPLLGCAPQSSRDEAAAARATMVTQQIAGRGIRDPRVLEAMRTVPRHRFVPESWADAAYSDQPLPIGFGQTISQPYIVALMTELAQPGPGDKALEIGTGSGYQAAVLARLVKQVVTIEIVEPLGREAAGRLAALGVDNVTVRIGDGYQGWKEEAPYDIILVTAAPEQVPQALLDQLAPGGRLVLPVGPAGGIQNLRVIGKALSGEVTTRELLPVRFVPMVPSP